CGTAGATCAATGGGTTGGGTTGGAGGACAGCGGCTTTTTTCAACACGATAGTGTTCTCATCCACGCCTAGGATTAAGGCGGCGCCAACCTCCTCGCGGTCAAGTTTAACAATGTAGACATCATCACCGTCAATCGTTGTAGCAATCTTTTCAACGACGTAATTGATTGGTTTAGCAACTATTTCAGGTATCATATTAATTAAGTGTTCAACGTGTTTTCTAACCTCTTCCTTGGGAACTTGCTTGTATACTTCTATATCTAAACTCTCCCATTTCCACAAAATCCTGCGGCCTTCTTCGTCAACGTCGAATTCTATCCTGAGCCTGATGACATCCGTCTTATCAATTTTCAAATCCACAGTGAATAAGTGGTAGAGTGCTCTATTCAGTTTCCCTATTTCATCCTTGATTATCTTATCCCATTCCTTATCTTTTTTCACTAGTGATTGAAGTAAGGCGTACAGTGCTCTACGCGTTTTAGTAGCGTATACTGCGGCTGGGATTAAACCAGTGTTTATTTTATTGGGCAAAACGCCCCCACTTAAATATTTTTTACATGCTCATATAAACTTTATCAACTAGGCTTCACGATCACTTCTTCAAATATCTTTTCACAGGCTTTCACAAGGGTGTTGTAAATTGGGCATGTTGTCTTGACTTGGTTGATGATTGCTAGTGCTGTCTCTTCTTCAATCCCTGAAATATGGTACTTTATTCTGAGGCTCTTAACTCCCTCGCCAATTCCAAATTCGCCTTCAACACTTATTTCAACAATAGGCATTTTCTTGGACAACATTTTCGCGAACATGCCGAACATGAATGCTTCACAAGAAGCAAGTGAAGCTAGCATGTACTCTAATGGGGTGAAATCGTTCCCTACCCCTCCAAACTCGGGAAGTTCGCTTGCTTCCCTGACAATGCTTCTAGCTTTTAAGACCACATTTGGATTTGAGGCAGTATATTTAGCTGTTACTTCA
This is a stretch of genomic DNA from Thermosphaera aggregans DSM 11486. It encodes these proteins:
- a CDS encoding OsmC family protein — encoded protein: MEIPKVEVTAKYTASNPNVVLKARSIVREASELPEFGGVGNDFTPLEYMLASLASCEAFMFGMFAKMLSKKMPIVEISVEGEFGIGEGVKSLRIKYHISGIEEETALAIINQVKTTCPIYNTLVKACEKIFEEVIVKPS
- a CDS encoding DUF2258 domain-containing protein, with amino-acid sequence MPNKINTGLIPAAVYATKTRRALYALLQSLVKKDKEWDKIIKDEIGKLNRALYHLFTVDLKIDKTDVIRLRIEFDVDEEGRRILWKWESLDIEVYKQVPKEEVRKHVEHLINMIPEIVAKPINYVVEKIATTIDGDDVYIVKLDREEVGAALILGVDENTIVLKKAAVLQPNPLIYEKTKISLNGKTVEQALQDELSATTKRGVHAEYSEALKVVNMIREKALLKHIEKPEGVEE